The Mycoplasmopsis columbinasalis genomic interval CGCTTTGGTTATAAAGAATAATTTTGGCGTTGTCTGGCATAAATTCAGTAATTACTTGACGACAGCCAGCACACGGAGATGTGATAGCATCTGTTGAAGCCATAATATGTAATTCTTTAAACGAACCAACCTTACCACCGTATGCTACTGAACCAAAGAGTGCTGAACGTTCTGCACATAAGCCAGATGGAAAAGCAGCGTTCTCCACATTCACGCCATAAAATTCTTTTCCAGCAGCATCAACGGCTACAGCTGCAACTTTAAAGTGACTCCAAGGCGAATACGAATATTGTAATAATTCTTGTAACTTTTTAATCATCTTACTCCCTTGTGATTTTTAACGGTAAAAAGATTTTGTCTACTAGAGCATTCATTTGTTGTCTTTCAACTTCGAGTTCGTGGTCATAGCCCATCAAGTGAATTAAACCGTGAGCAAATAAATAACAATATTC includes:
- the cdd gene encoding cytidine deaminase; amino-acid sequence: MIKKLQELLQYSYSPWSHFKVAAVAVDAAGKEFYGVNVENAAFPSGLCAERSALFGSVAYGGKVGSFKELHIMASTDAITSPCAGCRQVITEFMPDNAKIILYNQSGSLIREFTVEQLVPLPIRAEQIK